ATCGTGGCCGGACTGGAGGTAGTCTGTGCCTTGAATGATGCCGGTATCACTCTGGAACGCGACTTTATAGTGGTGAACTGGACTAATGAGGAAGGCAGCAGATTCACTCCCGGAACAACAGGCTCAGGCGTGTTTGCCGGCAAGCTTGAGCGTGAGGCCATGTACGGACTGACCGACCGTAACGGACTAACTTTCGGAGCTGAACTGGAACGTATCGGCTACAAGGGAGTCGAGGATTTTGATCCTCGTCCTCTGCACGCCAATTTTGAGTATCACATTGAGCAGGGTCCTGTGCTTGAACGACAGGGTAAAACTATCGGAGTTCCCAAGGGAATTGTCTGCCTGCGCTGGTATGATGTTGATATCAAAGGTGTTCCGAACCATGCCGGACCTACTCCTATGAATGAACGTCAGGATGCGGTTTATGCATTTTCAAAAATGGCTGTAAATATTTTTGAAATAGGCCTTGCTTCCAATGATGTTGTTACAACCGTAGGTGAGGTTCATCCTCAACCAAACTCCAGAAATGTTATCGCCGGAGATGTTCATTTCACTATAGATATCCGCGGCTGGGATGAAACCGAGACCGACAGGGTCTGCTCGGAAGTTGAAGAGGCTATCAGAAAAAATGCCGAAGCCACCGGATGCAGCGTGGATATCAGGCAGACATGGGCTGTGGAACGGGCTCCGTTTCAGCCTGAACTGGTAGAGCTTATTCATGAAAAAGCCGGGGAGCTTGGACTTCCTGCTCTGGATATGGTTTCCGGTGCATCACACGATACTGTTTACATTAACCAGTTTGCGCCCAGCGCCATGATTTTCGTACCGAGCATTGGCGGTCGCAGCCATGCTGAGGTCGAAGAAACTTCCTGGGCCGACTGCACCGCAGGAGCAGATACACTGCTTCACTGTATTTTAAAGACAGGTAACGATCCGGAAGGCGTAACCTACGCTATGGCGGACTGAACCACACCACACATCAAGAAGGAAAACAAAATGAACGAGATTGAATTTGAAAAAATTTACCGTGACGAGGATGTTGATCTGAGTATTCTGGAGGGCAAAACCATAGCCGTTATCGGTTATGGCAGTCAGGGCCGGGCTCAGTCCATGAATATGCGCGAAAGTGGAATGAATATAATTGTCGGAGCAGGGGATAGAACTCTCCACTCAAGCTGGGATAAAGCCGAGGCTGATGGTTTTACCGTTTATTCAATAGAAGAAGCTGTAGAGAAAGCTGATATTGTCCATATTCTGCTTCAGGACCCTGCACAGCCTTCAGTTTACTATGAATCTATTCACGGACATTTGAAAGCAGGGCAGACCCTGAGTTTTGCTCACGGTTTTGCTGTATTGTACGGAACCATAAAACCGCCTAAAGATGTTGATGTTGTCCTCTTTGTTCCCAATGGTCCCGGCCCGGTTACCCGCCAGAAATTTAAAGACGGTTCCGGAATCTGGGGTTGCGTAAGTGCTGATCAGGATGTCAGCGGTCATGCCCGTGAAACAGCCCTCGCCATATCCAAAGCTGTAGGTTCGACCCGTGTCGGAGTTGTTGATATGACTTTCCAGCACGAGACAGAAGGTGATAACTATGAAGAGCAGGTTCTTTATGGTGGAACAATCCATCTGATGCGGACAATGTATAACATTATGGTTAAAAACGGATATCCACGTTCTTTTGCCTATGCCAAGGCCATCCGTTCCATCCGCTCCATAATTGATGATATAGACGCTGTTGGAATTGAATCCTACCTGACTTCCAGAGCCAGCCGTACTTGCGAATTCGCAGTGCGCCACAGCGGACCCCGTGTTATCAACGAAGAGGCCATGGAAGAAATTTTTAAAGAGACTGAAAGCGGAACTTTCGCTCGCAACTGGCTTCAGGAATTTTCACTCGGCATGCCGACCCTTAACCGTATGCGCCGCACCTGGGCTGAATCGGATATGGAGAAAACCGGCAAAATATGGCGTGAAAAGTTCGGAAAATAGTTTTTGTCCTAAACCGGAAACGGGGGAAACGACCTCTCCTCCGTCTTCCGGAGATATCAAGCAGGCCAAAGCGTAAAAGAGGAAAATAATGCCTTATCCGGAAGGTTTTTTAAAGAATCGTTCCGTTTACGAGCCTAATAAATATGCCGTCATTACTACCGAAGGCCGCGTTATCAATGTTATCCCCGGTATTAAAGACTGCGCTCTGTCTATCCTTGCTTCTCCGAAACTCGGGGCTAATTTTGTGCAGATGGCAGGTTCTGTCAGCACTTCAGGCCGGACAACCATGTCATACGGCAAGGCTGAAAATATTGAGGTTCTTCTTTTTGTCATGGATGGAGAAGGTTCTCTGGATGTCAGTGTTGATGGACACACCGAAACCCTTAAAGCCGGAGGTTATATGTACGCTCCTCCGGGAAAAGGTCTTGATTTTGTTTCCAAAGGTGATGCTCCGGTTAATATACTGCTCTATAAGCAGAGATTTATTCCGCATCCTGATCCGGCAATGAAGCAGCCGTGGATGGTTACGGGATCAATCCGTGAGATCGAGGAACAATTTTACGATCAGATGGAAAATGTTTTTGTCCGTGATTTGCTTCCTGTTGATGAAGCTTTTGATATGAATTTCCATACACTGGCTTTTCTTCCCGGCGGTTGTCATCCGTTTGTGGAAACACATGTGCAGGAGCACGGTATGTATATTTATCAGGGACAGGGGCTTTATCTGCTGGATGAAAAATGGCTTCCGGTAGAATCCGGTGATTTTATCTGGATCGCTCCGTTCAGCAAACAGGCCTGCTATGGAACAGGTCTTGAGCGGATGGAATATATCTACTCCAAAGACTGCCATAGGGACGAAGCCATTTAGTATAGGACTGATCCTCTGTATGTAGTCTGTGTTGTGACGTTGATTCTTTATTCGTATGTAAACGGCAGCCGGCCTTATGACCGGCTGCCGTTATTTTATTCTTTACTTTTTTAAACAGCTTTGCTGCTTATTCAGCACTTCCGGCAATTACAAAGCCCTGCGGCTGTAAGCCTGTGGATGAAGGTGTTCCGGCTATCCTTGAGAGGTAGGCGTCACCAAGCTGCTGAATATGATCGTTGATGGCATCAAAATAGTTGAAGTGCTCCTGCTCGTCATTAATGATGTCGTCAAGAAGCTTTACACTGATGGAGTCACCGTTGTCTCTACATACCAACAGGAACTGGTTGTATGAATCAATGGCGTTGTCTTCTTCGTTTGAATCATAGGAGAATATTGTTTTAATATCCTGACGTTTGGCTATTTCGCCAGCCAGTTCGGTTGTCGGTTCTCCGCCGAGTTCTTTTACTCTTTCGGCGAAGGCTTCGGCATGGCGCATCTCGTCTATCGCTATGAGTTTCATATTTTTTGCCAGTTCACCATAATCCATGTCGTCAAGCCTGTAGTGCTGACTCATATACTGGTGGATAGACTGGAGTTCCATTGCACGCGCTTTGTTAAGGACTTCTATTACGTTTTGTCTTCTTTCTTCTTTGGTGGACATAATTATCTCCTTTAAGGTTTTAATCTTAAATATAGTATATTTTATTTATTGCTTCAAGGGCATTCTAATTTCTACCCATGCTGATTGAATATTTATCTGCTGATGATGAGTTAAGTTTAGTAACACGCTGGGTGACCCATTATTTCAGGCACTTAAATGAATTAAAATTAATTTCATTAAACTACTTTACTTCTGTAAATAAATAGTGGATAAAGGGTTCACTCAGCGTGACTGGACGCATGACTACTTCTTAGCCCCAATTATGCAGCTTATAGCTGCATGTCCGTCAAAAGATTTACTCCCCGTACCAGAGTCATTAAATTATCACCTGATTTATCAGGTTCGACCGCTGTCGCGCGCCGTCGAGATCATTTTTTTTTCACCCAAGGCTTTTAATGACCTTTAGTACTTTTTCCTTTGACCAGCGTATTAATTCCTGTGTCAAAGCGTGTGGTTACGAAACCCCCACACCGATCCAGAGCCGTAGCATTCCACTTATTTTGAAAGGACACGATGTCTTGGGTCTTGCCCAGACCGGAACCGGCAAAACAGCTGCGTTTGCATTGCCTATACTGCAGCGTCTTCTTTCCAGAGCATCCAGTGGGAACGCTCCTAAAGTTCTTGTTCTTGCTCCCACCAGAGAGCTTGCCCTTCAGATTAACGAAAATTTCACAGAATTATCCCGCAATACTGGCATCCGCAGTTGCGTTGCCATCGGCGGGGTAGGTATGGGACCCCAGATTAAAGCCTGTAGGTCTGCTAATATCATAGTAGCCTGTCCCGGACGGCTTGTCGGACTGATGGCAAAAAAAGCTGTCAATCTCGGCATGATTGATGTTCTGGTGCTTGATGAAGCTGACAGAATGCTTGATATGGGTTTT
Above is a window of Maridesulfovibrio bastinii DSM 16055 DNA encoding:
- a CDS encoding Zn-dependent hydrolase, encoding MSILKTDSERLKRFLTEIAVFGATENGGVTRLALTDEDRDARNQLKAWFEEAGCETHVDRMGNMFFVRPGRNRDLAPVLTGSHCDSQPQGGRFDGILGIVAGLEVVCALNDAGITLERDFIVVNWTNEEGSRFTPGTTGSGVFAGKLEREAMYGLTDRNGLTFGAELERIGYKGVEDFDPRPLHANFEYHIEQGPVLERQGKTIGVPKGIVCLRWYDVDIKGVPNHAGPTPMNERQDAVYAFSKMAVNIFEIGLASNDVVTTVGEVHPQPNSRNVIAGDVHFTIDIRGWDETETDRVCSEVEEAIRKNAEATGCSVDIRQTWAVERAPFQPELVELIHEKAGELGLPALDMVSGASHDTVYINQFAPSAMIFVPSIGGRSHAEVEETSWADCTAGADTLLHCILKTGNDPEGVTYAMAD
- the ilvC gene encoding ketol-acid reductoisomerase; the encoded protein is MNEIEFEKIYRDEDVDLSILEGKTIAVIGYGSQGRAQSMNMRESGMNIIVGAGDRTLHSSWDKAEADGFTVYSIEEAVEKADIVHILLQDPAQPSVYYESIHGHLKAGQTLSFAHGFAVLYGTIKPPKDVDVVLFVPNGPGPVTRQKFKDGSGIWGCVSADQDVSGHARETALAISKAVGSTRVGVVDMTFQHETEGDNYEEQVLYGGTIHLMRTMYNIMVKNGYPRSFAYAKAIRSIRSIIDDIDAVGIESYLTSRASRTCEFAVRHSGPRVINEEAMEEIFKETESGTFARNWLQEFSLGMPTLNRMRRTWAESDMEKTGKIWREKFGK
- the allE gene encoding (S)-ureidoglycine aminohydrolase encodes the protein MPYPEGFLKNRSVYEPNKYAVITTEGRVINVIPGIKDCALSILASPKLGANFVQMAGSVSTSGRTTMSYGKAENIEVLLFVMDGEGSLDVSVDGHTETLKAGGYMYAPPGKGLDFVSKGDAPVNILLYKQRFIPHPDPAMKQPWMVTGSIREIEEQFYDQMENVFVRDLLPVDEAFDMNFHTLAFLPGGCHPFVETHVQEHGMYIYQGQGLYLLDEKWLPVESGDFIWIAPFSKQACYGTGLERMEYIYSKDCHRDEAI
- a CDS encoding ferritin-like domain-containing protein → MSTKEERRQNVIEVLNKARAMELQSIHQYMSQHYRLDDMDYGELAKNMKLIAIDEMRHAEAFAERVKELGGEPTTELAGEIAKRQDIKTIFSYDSNEEDNAIDSYNQFLLVCRDNGDSISVKLLDDIINDEQEHFNYFDAINDHIQQLGDAYLSRIAGTPSSTGLQPQGFVIAGSAE